A stretch of the Filimonas lacunae genome encodes the following:
- a CDS encoding AAA family ATPase, with protein MQLQQANRRNVKIKMALQGPAGAGKTYSALLLAYGLCGDWEKIAVVDSENQSAALYADLGNFLVLPLHAPFTPESYIEAITICENKGIEVIVLDSITHEWAGVGGILDIHAQVKGNNSYTNWLKVSPRHEAFVQKMLQSPVHIISTIRSKQDYILVEKNGKQVPEKVGIKGIQRANLDYEFTLLFELDKSNKAVATKDRTSLFSGKPAFILTAATGKQILDWCTQGGQGVLVSQISACNSMEELLQLFYAHPVQNESDKQAFSQRRKELEGNHALIP; from the coding sequence ATGCAACTTCAACAAGCAAACAGACGTAATGTCAAAATAAAGATGGCACTACAAGGGCCTGCAGGTGCTGGTAAAACCTACAGTGCTTTATTACTGGCCTATGGGCTATGTGGTGATTGGGAAAAAATTGCCGTGGTAGATTCTGAAAACCAATCTGCTGCTTTATATGCGGATTTGGGCAACTTTTTGGTACTGCCTTTACATGCACCGTTTACACCGGAAAGCTATATCGAAGCAATTACTATCTGTGAGAATAAAGGCATAGAGGTTATTGTCCTGGACAGTATTACCCATGAATGGGCAGGTGTTGGTGGTATATTGGATATACACGCGCAGGTAAAAGGAAATAACAGTTATACCAACTGGTTAAAAGTATCGCCTAGGCATGAAGCATTTGTGCAAAAGATGCTGCAAAGTCCTGTGCATATTATCAGCACCATCCGCAGTAAACAGGATTACATACTGGTAGAAAAGAATGGCAAGCAAGTGCCGGAGAAAGTGGGTATAAAGGGTATTCAAAGGGCTAACCTGGATTATGAATTTACCCTGCTTTTTGAATTGGATAAGAGCAATAAGGCTGTTGCCACAAAGGATAGGACTTCCTTGTTTTCTGGTAAACCTGCTTTTATACTCACTGCTGCTACAGGTAAGCAAATACTGGACTGGTGCACCCAGGGAGGGCAGGGAGTGCTGGTTTCTCAAATCTCCGCATGTAACAGTATGGAAGAGCTATTGCAACTATTTTATGCCCATCCAGTACAGAATGAATCAGACAAACAGGCCTTTTCCCAAAGGAGAAAGGAACTGGAAGGTAATCACGCTTTAATTCCATAG